A stretch of the Nitrospirota bacterium genome encodes the following:
- a CDS encoding restriction endonuclease subunit S codes for MELLSSDGVIDVSIQQPLEEISTGLPLFEKGDVLFAKITPCMENGKGAFVRELPTRYAFGSTEFHVLRAGNKVDGQFLYYATFNPVYRAYAAENMVGAAGQKRVSSRFLKDTRLFLPPLPEQLRIAAYLDASCTAIDAAVAAKRRQLETLDAVRESIIETAVTRGLSANPKCRVIDHDWIGALPERWEAVRIKRVTSRLDYGISVSSEPEGKYPVLKMGNIQGGEIVFSKMEFVGEVAEELLLEHNDLLYNRTNSPDQVGKAALFLGSKDDAVTFASYLVRLRVNHRIIPEFLNYVVNCAGFLAFARRLAIPSVQQSNLNSTRYGRLHIPLPSVTEQRAICEHLNTKVGEMKRVVTTIETQIAILTAYRKSLIHECVTGQRRITESDIKWVKAHG; via the coding sequence ATGGAACTGCTTTCCAGCGATGGCGTAATTGACGTGTCTATTCAGCAACCGCTAGAGGAGATTTCAACAGGCCTGCCTCTATTTGAAAAGGGCGACGTTCTCTTCGCGAAAATCACTCCTTGTATGGAAAACGGAAAAGGGGCGTTCGTGCGGGAACTGCCAACACGCTATGCCTTTGGGAGCACCGAATTTCATGTGCTTCGGGCGGGGAACAAAGTTGACGGCCAATTTCTGTATTACGCCACGTTCAATCCAGTTTACCGGGCTTATGCAGCAGAAAATATGGTGGGAGCGGCTGGTCAAAAGCGTGTGTCCTCTCGTTTTTTGAAAGATACAAGGTTGTTCCTCCCGCCGCTCCCAGAGCAGCTGCGCATCGCGGCGTATCTGGATGCGAGTTGTACGGCGATTGATGCGGCGGTGGCAGCCAAACGCCGCCAACTCGAAACTCTCGATGCCGTGAGGGAAAGCATCATCGAAACGGCGGTCACGAGGGGGTTGAGTGCCAATCCCAAATGCCGGGTGATCGATCATGATTGGATCGGGGCGTTACCGGAGCGCTGGGAAGCGGTTCGGATCAAACGGGTCACCTCACGGCTCGATTATGGAATTTCGGTGAGCAGTGAGCCTGAAGGTAAATATCCTGTGCTCAAGATGGGGAACATTCAAGGCGGAGAAATCGTTTTCTCAAAGATGGAGTTCGTAGGTGAAGTTGCCGAAGAACTCCTTCTCGAACACAACGACCTGCTTTACAACCGCACCAATAGCCCGGATCAGGTTGGCAAAGCGGCGTTATTCCTTGGCTCCAAGGACGATGCAGTCACGTTCGCATCGTATCTTGTCAGGCTACGGGTCAATCATCGCATCATTCCTGAGTTCCTCAATTATGTCGTGAACTGTGCAGGTTTTCTCGCATTCGCCCGCCGCTTGGCCATTCCTTCGGTGCAGCAATCAAATCTAAATTCAACCCGTTATGGCAGGCTGCACATACCTCTGCCGTCCGTCACCGAGCAGCGAGCCATCTGTGAGCACCTCAATACAAAAGTTGGGGAGATGAAGCGCGTAGTGACAACCATCGAAACCCAGATCGCCATCCTGACCGCCTATCGCAAGTCACTGATTCACGAATGCGTCACCGGCCAGCGACGGATCACGGAGTCGGACATCAAGTGGGTTAAAGCCCATGGCTAA
- a CDS encoding N-6 DNA methylase produces the protein MALSLNKPKLDNLASDIWKSAERLRGKFKSYEYQSVILPIIVIRRLECVLIDWRTKKATEVLKNRPKLTEKELAKLVKGMELGTAPFSNKTELTLRSVYEEDHALLEENFRAYINGFSKNVDDIIEHFNYRATIGLMVKNNRLAPILNQYKELALGPSQLSGLEMGYIYEELLRRFSEQSGDEAGEHFTPREVIRLMVELLDIPIPDKHLSIYDPASGTGGMLSVAKEHLLERADTPEEKARVEKYVTVHGQELSPTNYAVCQADLLIKNDRQATVHLGNSLIPHEKNSKEPGDQWPEPKWRFNRMLSNPPFGVTWGGKDGYEKEARKLEKTRYKAGMPRVNDGSLLFLETMLAKMAPPEEGGSRIAIIFNGSPLSNGDCGSGESEIRRWILENDWLDAIVMLPDQLFYNTGIFTYVWLLRNDKPASHKGRVMLIDARKQFENEPKSFGNKRHRITDTHRAWIEERYNKGWAKGYTDEQVKIFPREDFAYHKVSVVFWQTDKHDQPAIVTEPYEKAFTAANVTKEQGFHESDLSFHVRVKVKDEEKTVEFTVTAKDNAAKQFKDALADADETLSVEWTHRHYVQDDEYIPHGEDIAAFLKREIAKPIIRWEETKKDGKPILGYEIMPNKYFYRYQPPTSAKDLLAEFWKLEKDAEKMLEGLAK, from the coding sequence GTGGCTCTCTCTCTCAATAAACCCAAGCTCGACAACCTCGCGTCCGATATCTGGAAATCTGCGGAGCGGCTGCGCGGCAAGTTCAAGTCTTACGAGTATCAGAGCGTCATCCTGCCCATCATCGTCATTCGCCGTCTGGAGTGTGTGCTGATTGATTGGCGGACCAAAAAGGCCACCGAGGTGCTGAAGAACCGGCCCAAGCTCACGGAGAAGGAACTCGCTAAGCTGGTCAAGGGCATGGAACTAGGCACCGCACCTTTCTCGAACAAGACAGAGCTGACGCTCCGCTCGGTCTATGAGGAAGACCACGCGCTGCTGGAGGAGAACTTCCGCGCCTACATCAACGGCTTTTCCAAGAACGTCGACGACATCATCGAGCACTTCAATTACCGCGCCACCATCGGCCTGATGGTGAAGAACAACCGGCTGGCCCCGATCCTGAACCAATACAAGGAGCTTGCACTTGGCCCGAGCCAGCTTTCCGGGTTGGAAATGGGCTACATCTACGAAGAGTTGCTCCGGCGCTTTTCGGAACAAAGTGGTGACGAGGCCGGGGAACACTTCACGCCGCGCGAAGTCATCCGCCTCATGGTTGAGCTGCTGGATATTCCCATTCCGGACAAGCATCTCTCCATCTACGATCCCGCCAGTGGCACGGGCGGCATGTTGTCCGTGGCGAAGGAGCATTTGCTGGAGCGCGCCGACACGCCGGAGGAAAAGGCGCGGGTCGAGAAATACGTCACCGTGCATGGCCAGGAGCTTTCCCCCACGAACTACGCTGTCTGTCAGGCCGACCTCCTCATCAAGAACGACCGGCAGGCCACCGTCCACCTCGGCAACTCGCTCATCCCGCATGAGAAGAACAGCAAGGAGCCGGGCGACCAATGGCCGGAGCCCAAGTGGCGCTTCAACCGGATGCTCAGCAATCCGCCCTTCGGCGTCACCTGGGGCGGCAAGGACGGCTACGAGAAGGAAGCCCGCAAGCTGGAGAAGACCCGCTACAAGGCTGGGATGCCCCGCGTGAATGACGGCTCGCTGCTCTTTCTGGAAACCATGCTGGCCAAGATGGCCCCGCCCGAAGAAGGTGGCAGCCGCATCGCCATCATCTTCAATGGCTCACCCCTCTCCAATGGCGATTGCGGTTCCGGCGAGAGCGAGATCCGCCGCTGGATTTTGGAGAACGACTGGCTCGACGCCATAGTCATGCTGCCTGATCAACTTTTCTATAACACCGGCATCTTCACCTACGTATGGCTGCTGCGGAACGACAAGCCCGCCAGCCACAAGGGCCGAGTGATGCTCATAGACGCCCGCAAACAGTTCGAGAACGAGCCGAAATCGTTTGGCAACAAACGTCACCGCATCACCGACACCCATCGCGCGTGGATCGAGGAGCGCTACAACAAAGGCTGGGCCAAGGGCTACACCGACGAGCAGGTCAAAATCTTCCCGCGCGAGGACTTTGCCTACCACAAGGTCAGCGTCGTCTTCTGGCAGACGGATAAGCATGACCAGCCTGCCATCGTCACCGAGCCTTACGAGAAGGCGTTCACCGCCGCGAATGTGACGAAGGAGCAGGGCTTCCACGAGAGCGACCTGAGCTTCCACGTGCGGGTGAAAGTGAAAGACGAGGAAAAGACCGTCGAGTTCACCGTCACAGCGAAGGACAACGCCGCGAAGCAGTTCAAGGATGCCCTCGCAGACGCCGACGAAACGCTCTCCGTCGAATGGACGCACCGGCACTATGTGCAGGACGACGAATACATCCCGCACGGCGAGGATATCGCGGCCTTCCTGAAACGCGAAATCGCCAAGCCGATCATCCGCTGGGAAGAAACCAAGAAAGACGGCAAGCCGATCCTCGGCTACGAAATTATGCCGAACAAATACTTCTACCGCTACCAGCCGCCCACGTCCGCGAAAGACTTGTTGGCGGAGTTCTGGAAGCTGGAGAAGGACGCGGAGAAGATGTTGGAAGGTTTGGCGAAATGA